In Zobellia roscoffensis, the following are encoded in one genomic region:
- a CDS encoding putative LPS assembly protein LptD yields MQSNKHLFLLLALLFVGTFYSVAQEDGIIPLPIKAEKDTIIAPLFPDPVKKDSISGDSAALKRNNGKAPLLLDKIKYKAKDHVRLSQKDQKIYLYNEAEIYYQDTELKAGIIIMDYIKNEVYAGRIKDSLGNYTQLPYFKQGDNEVRPDSIRFNFDTQKALIWNSRTEQQAGLGQLGSDAMKVYAEITKKENDSVYFLHEGKLTTSADTINPDYYIRIRKAKFVPKKKVIAGFSNLYIADVPTPIALPFAYFPLTVGRSAGVMMPTFGNDPDRGYFLQNGGYYVPFSEYADITLTGDFYTNGSYGFRTQSTYTKRYRYRGNVNFRYENLVTSQKGFDDYSNSKVWNIQISHSQDTKASPNSRFSASVNLGSSSYYQNSLNQVNLPLTQNNNLSSSISYSKTFPAYPSVNMSLTASHSQNTSPAARADPDLDNIQMTLPTFQASMERIFPFAKKDGIKKGVIQNINFQYDVNARNSLTTNDADFLKAAMFDNALVGAKHRIPISTNFKVAKFFSVTMGGSYEDVWALETYTQRYELGEDGATGSVVRDTISGFDRYNKYNMSASIGTTVYGTFNFGEDKKIQALRHVMRPSLSYGYSPSFDQFYDEYLNNDTGEIVQYSRFEGTLNGAPSLGKSNSLSFSLANTLEAKVRDKDSTATEPKKVPILSNFNISTGYNFESDSLKLSPLRINGGTNILDNKMSINFSAGLDPYAIDNNGRRIEKFNIDNGGSLFRLTQANINIGYSIDSETFGKKKEDEEEDEDEAGAYDYVAQSGGRDDDLFGRSDNFDDRRAGDDYDEDKDGDVENPRYATKIPWNFRLAYSASYFNSARQNEFSSHSLMFSGDIELSPRWKVGGSSGYDFKNKGFTLTQLRFERDLKSFRMNFNWTPFGQYSRWYFFIGIKSSILSDLKWENRSQR; encoded by the coding sequence TTGCAATCAAACAAACATCTTTTTCTTTTACTGGCATTGCTATTTGTTGGCACTTTCTATTCAGTCGCTCAGGAAGATGGCATTATACCACTTCCCATTAAAGCTGAAAAGGATACAATTATTGCGCCACTTTTTCCTGACCCTGTAAAAAAAGACAGTATTTCGGGCGACTCCGCTGCTTTAAAAAGAAACAATGGGAAAGCTCCTCTTCTACTTGATAAAATAAAATACAAGGCCAAAGACCATGTAAGGCTTAGCCAAAAAGACCAAAAAATATACCTCTACAACGAAGCCGAAATATATTACCAAGATACTGAATTGAAGGCTGGTATTATTATAATGGATTACATTAAAAATGAGGTCTATGCCGGTAGAATTAAGGATTCTTTGGGGAATTACACCCAGCTCCCCTATTTTAAACAAGGTGATAATGAGGTAAGACCTGATAGTATTCGTTTTAATTTTGACACTCAAAAAGCACTTATCTGGAATTCAAGAACCGAACAGCAAGCAGGTTTGGGCCAATTGGGTAGTGATGCGATGAAGGTATATGCCGAAATCACTAAAAAAGAGAACGATTCCGTTTATTTTTTGCATGAAGGAAAGCTAACAACCTCTGCGGACACTATAAACCCAGATTACTATATCCGTATTAGAAAAGCGAAATTTGTTCCTAAAAAGAAGGTGATTGCAGGTTTTAGCAACCTGTACATTGCAGATGTTCCAACGCCTATTGCATTACCTTTCGCATACTTCCCATTAACCGTAGGGCGGTCTGCAGGTGTTATGATGCCTACTTTTGGGAATGATCCAGATAGAGGATACTTTTTGCAAAACGGAGGGTATTACGTTCCATTTTCTGAATATGCTGATATTACCCTTACTGGGGATTTCTACACCAACGGAAGTTATGGTTTTAGAACACAAAGTACATATACTAAACGCTACCGCTACCGTGGCAATGTGAATTTCAGGTATGAAAACCTGGTGACGAGTCAAAAAGGATTTGACGACTATAGCAATAGTAAAGTTTGGAACATACAGATATCTCATTCACAAGACACCAAAGCGAGTCCTAACTCTAGGTTTTCTGCATCGGTGAACTTAGGAAGTAGCTCGTATTACCAGAACTCTTTAAATCAAGTTAACTTACCGTTAACGCAGAACAACAACCTGTCCTCGTCAATTTCATATTCCAAGACGTTTCCCGCATACCCATCAGTAAATATGAGTCTTACGGCTAGCCACTCGCAAAATACGAGTCCCGCGGCGAGGGCCGATCCTGATTTAGATAATATACAGATGACGCTACCAACGTTTCAAGCCAGTATGGAGCGTATATTCCCTTTTGCCAAGAAAGATGGTATCAAAAAAGGGGTCATACAAAATATTAATTTTCAGTATGACGTTAATGCACGTAACTCGCTGACAACAAACGATGCAGACTTTTTAAAGGCTGCAATGTTTGACAATGCTTTGGTTGGCGCAAAACATAGAATCCCCATAAGTACCAACTTTAAAGTGGCCAAATTTTTTAGTGTTACAATGGGCGGTAGTTATGAAGATGTATGGGCCCTGGAAACTTACACCCAACGTTATGAGTTAGGTGAAGATGGGGCTACAGGTTCAGTGGTTAGAGATACAATTTCCGGTTTTGACCGCTACAACAAATACAATATGAGTGCCAGTATCGGTACAACGGTTTATGGTACTTTCAACTTTGGAGAGGATAAAAAAATTCAAGCTTTACGCCATGTAATGCGGCCATCCTTAAGCTATGGTTATTCACCTTCTTTTGACCAATTCTATGATGAATATCTCAACAATGACACTGGTGAAATTGTTCAATACAGTCGTTTTGAAGGCACCCTAAACGGAGCTCCTAGTTTAGGCAAAAGCAACAGTTTAAGCTTCTCTTTAGCTAACACTTTAGAAGCCAAGGTTAGAGATAAAGATTCCACCGCTACCGAACCAAAAAAAGTACCTATTCTTAGTAACTTCAATATTTCTACCGGATATAATTTTGAGTCGGATTCTTTAAAATTGAGTCCCCTTAGAATAAATGGTGGTACCAATATTTTGGACAATAAAATGTCAATTAACTTTTCTGCAGGTTTAGACCCTTATGCTATTGACAATAACGGCAGAAGAATAGAAAAGTTCAATATTGATAACGGAGGAAGTCTTTTTAGATTAACCCAAGCAAACATCAATATTGGGTATTCTATAGATAGTGAAACTTTTGGAAAAAAGAAGGAAGACGAAGAAGAGGACGAAGATGAGGCCGGTGCATATGATTATGTCGCGCAAAGTGGCGGTAGAGATGACGATCTTTTTGGTAGATCTGATAATTTTGATGACCGCCGTGCCGGTGACGACTATGATGAGGATAAAGATGGAGATGTAGAAAACCCTCGCTATGCTACAAAAATACCCTGGAACTTTAGGCTAGCTTATTCCGCCAGTTACTTTAACTCTGCAAGACAGAATGAATTTAGTAGTCATTCATTAATGTTTTCGGGAGACATAGAACTCTCCCCTCGCTGGAAAGTTGGTGGCTCCAGTGGTTACGATTTCAAAAATAAAGGTTTCACCCTAACCCAATTACGTTTTGAAAGAGACCTAAAAAGTTTTAGAATGAACTTTAACTGGACTCCTTTTGGACAATACTCCAGATGGTATTTCTTTATCGGTATAAAAAGTTCTATTCTTAGTGACTTAAAATGGGAAAACCGAAGCCAGCGGTAA
- a CDS encoding N-acetylmuramoyl-L-alanine amidase, whose translation MRVRRFFLFPIVFLTLILSSFHQNNAQDNDDGKFTVVLDAGHGGHDPGNLGNGYLEKKIALNIVLKAGELLEKNPDIKVIYTRKDDTFVDLYERGQIANKSNADLFVSVHCDSHTSNAHGAGTFVLGLHANKQNFEIAKKENSVIYLEDNYKSKYAGYDINSPESVIGLTIMQEEFLDQSIALAKFMQDNFSNKLKRTDRKVKQAGFIVLHQTVMPSVLVETGFLTNKEEGAYLNSKKGQLEIASSIADAIVTYKKNAMANVADFSANSIPDAPEPEVIEKQNKTPKKKEVAAAKKETVAKEIKDEASVAKATELPIEDKKKAATQIIEEAKASDKSTVVTKNEPESKEILKPSKTNDVVVPKAKSNVIYKVQIMASAKNIPLRPSSFNGLNRVEKEPFKNLFRYVYGKTSSLEEAKMLKSNADLKGYKTSYIVAYRDGKRIPFKDSLK comes from the coding sequence ATGCGCGTACGACGGTTTTTTTTATTTCCTATTGTTTTTTTAACACTAATATTATCTTCTTTTCATCAAAATAACGCACAAGATAACGATGATGGTAAATTTACTGTTGTGTTGGATGCGGGTCATGGAGGACATGATCCGGGTAACTTAGGAAATGGCTATTTGGAAAAGAAAATAGCATTGAATATTGTTCTAAAAGCAGGTGAACTGCTGGAGAAGAATCCTGATATTAAAGTTATTTATACGCGTAAGGATGATACGTTCGTTGATTTGTACGAACGCGGACAGATAGCGAATAAGTCCAATGCGGACCTTTTTGTTTCTGTTCATTGTGATTCGCACACTTCCAATGCACATGGGGCTGGAACTTTTGTGTTAGGGTTACATGCTAACAAGCAGAATTTTGAAATAGCCAAAAAGGAGAATTCCGTAATCTATTTAGAAGATAATTATAAGTCTAAATATGCGGGTTATGATATTAATTCTCCTGAGTCCGTTATTGGGCTTACCATAATGCAAGAAGAGTTTTTAGATCAAAGTATTGCCTTGGCCAAGTTTATGCAAGATAATTTTTCAAACAAGTTAAAAAGAACAGATAGAAAGGTGAAGCAAGCTGGATTTATAGTCCTACACCAAACCGTAATGCCAAGTGTATTGGTAGAAACCGGTTTTTTAACCAATAAAGAAGAAGGTGCTTATCTAAATTCTAAAAAAGGGCAGTTAGAAATTGCGAGTTCTATTGCAGATGCTATTGTTACTTATAAGAAGAATGCAATGGCCAATGTAGCTGACTTTTCGGCAAATAGCATTCCTGATGCTCCGGAACCTGAAGTTATTGAAAAGCAGAATAAAACACCCAAGAAAAAAGAAGTGGCTGCTGCTAAAAAAGAAACGGTTGCTAAGGAAATAAAGGATGAGGCGTCTGTAGCCAAAGCTACAGAGTTGCCTATAGAAGACAAAAAGAAGGCGGCAACTCAGATTATAGAGGAAGCGAAAGCAAGCGATAAAAGTACAGTTGTTACTAAAAACGAACCCGAAAGTAAGGAGATACTTAAACCATCTAAAACGAATGATGTTGTTGTTCCAAAAGCTAAATCCAATGTAATTTATAAGGTGCAGATTATGGCTAGTGCAAAGAATATTCCTTTGCGTCCTTCTTCTTTCAATGGACTAAATCGTGTTGAAAAAGAGCCTTTTAAAAACTTATTTAGATATGTATATGGTAAAACAAGTTCATTGGAGGAGGCAAAAATGTTAAAATCC
- a CDS encoding N-acetylglucosamine kinase: MILIVDSGATKSDWIALDEKGNQLFLTQTLGLSPEVLTREVIEDRLANNFELSKNKEKVTRLHFYGAGCGTERMKTFLREIFKDFFPNAKADVKEDTYAAIFSTTKIGHQGIVCILGTGSNCSYYDGHQLFQKVTSLGYIPMDDGSGNFFGRKLIRDYYFHKMPQDLGIKFSKEYDLDADVIKENLYKQPNPNTYLATFARFLVENKDHPYCKGVIDKGFQQFVNNYIMQFELATKVPINFVGSIAHYLQDELVTVLERNDLIVGVIRQRPIEGLMEFHVDTI, encoded by the coding sequence ATGATTTTAATTGTAGATAGTGGTGCCACAAAATCAGATTGGATTGCCTTGGATGAAAAAGGGAATCAGTTGTTTTTGACCCAAACGTTAGGACTTAGTCCCGAAGTATTGACAAGGGAAGTAATAGAAGATAGGTTAGCGAATAACTTTGAGCTTTCTAAAAACAAAGAAAAGGTTACTAGATTGCATTTTTATGGCGCCGGATGTGGCACCGAACGCATGAAAACTTTTTTAAGAGAGATTTTTAAAGACTTTTTTCCCAATGCAAAAGCAGATGTAAAGGAAGATACCTATGCTGCTATTTTCTCTACAACAAAGATTGGTCATCAGGGTATAGTTTGTATTTTGGGGACAGGTTCTAACTGTAGTTATTATGATGGACACCAATTGTTCCAGAAAGTAACCTCCTTAGGTTATATTCCTATGGATGATGGTAGTGGTAACTTTTTCGGAAGAAAATTGATTAGAGACTACTATTTTCATAAAATGCCACAGGATTTAGGTATTAAGTTCAGTAAAGAATATGATTTGGATGCAGATGTTATAAAAGAGAACTTATATAAGCAACCTAATCCAAATACCTATTTAGCTACCTTTGCTCGCTTTTTAGTGGAAAATAAGGATCACCCTTATTGTAAAGGGGTTATTGATAAAGGTTTCCAGCAGTTTGTGAACAATTATATTATGCAGTTTGAATTAGCTACTAAAGTACCAATCAACTTTGTGGGTAGTATAGCTCATTATCTGCAAGACGAACTTGTTACTGTTTTAGAGCGAAACGATTTGATTGTTGGTGTAATCCGTCAGAGGCCTATAGAAGGCTTGATGGAGTTTCATGTAGATACCATCTAA
- a CDS encoding RidA family protein, which produces MRKIINTSNAPAPIGPYNQAILSGDTLYVSGQIPIDPATGKLIEGDIKKETRQSMENLKAILTEAGMTFENVVKSSIFLNDMNQFTEVNEVYGAYFDSETAPARETVEVANLPKFVNVEISVIAVK; this is translated from the coding sequence ATGAGAAAAATAATTAACACCTCTAACGCCCCCGCACCTATAGGCCCTTACAACCAAGCTATCCTAAGCGGAGATACTTTATATGTTTCTGGTCAAATTCCCATTGACCCTGCTACAGGAAAACTTATTGAAGGTGATATTAAAAAAGAAACGCGCCAGTCTATGGAAAATTTAAAAGCCATCCTTACCGAAGCGGGTATGACTTTTGAAAACGTTGTTAAAAGCTCTATTTTCCTAAACGACATGAACCAATTTACTGAAGTAAACGAAGTGTACGGCGCCTATTTTGATAGCGAAACGGCACCCGCAAGAGAAACGGTAGAAGTTGCTAATTTACCCAAATTCGTAAACGTAGAAATATCCGTTATTGCTGTAAAATAG
- the gap gene encoding type I glyceraldehyde-3-phosphate dehydrogenase — MSDLKIGINGFGRIGRLVFRETVRREGVDVVAINDLLDVEHLAYLLKYDSVHGNFDGTVDVQDGNLIVNGKTVRITAERDPKSIKWDAVGAEIVAECTGIFTTLEMAQYHIDGGAKKVVISAPSKDAPMFVMGVNHKEVKASNTIVSNASCTTNCLAPMAKVLNDNFGIEEALMTTVHATTATQMTVDGPSRKDWRGGRSAMLNIIPASTGAAKAVTKVIPALEGKLTGMAFRVPTADVSVVDLTVRLEKETSYEEIKKAFKAASEGELKGILGYTEEALVSQDFVGDKRTSIFDAGAGIELNSKFFKLICWYDNEAGFSNKMVDLAQHVASL, encoded by the coding sequence ATGTCAGATTTAAAAATAGGAATTAACGGATTCGGACGTATCGGAAGATTGGTCTTTAGAGAAACTGTAAGAAGAGAAGGTGTAGATGTAGTAGCTATCAACGATTTATTAGATGTTGAGCACTTAGCTTATCTTTTGAAGTATGATTCCGTACATGGTAACTTTGATGGTACTGTTGATGTTCAAGATGGTAACTTGATCGTTAACGGTAAAACAGTTAGAATTACTGCCGAACGTGACCCTAAAAGTATTAAGTGGGATGCAGTTGGCGCTGAAATAGTTGCTGAGTGTACTGGTATCTTCACAACTTTAGAAATGGCACAATACCATATAGATGGTGGTGCTAAAAAAGTAGTTATTTCTGCTCCATCTAAAGATGCACCAATGTTTGTTATGGGTGTTAACCATAAAGAAGTAAAAGCTTCTAACACGATCGTTTCTAACGCATCATGTACTACTAACTGTTTAGCTCCAATGGCTAAAGTATTGAATGATAATTTCGGTATTGAAGAGGCATTGATGACTACGGTTCACGCTACTACTGCAACGCAAATGACTGTTGATGGTCCTTCTAGAAAAGACTGGAGAGGTGGTAGAAGTGCAATGTTAAATATTATTCCTGCATCTACAGGTGCGGCTAAAGCGGTAACTAAAGTAATTCCTGCATTAGAAGGAAAACTTACAGGTATGGCTTTTAGAGTTCCAACTGCTGATGTTTCTGTAGTAGATTTAACAGTTCGTCTTGAAAAAGAAACTTCTTACGAAGAAATCAAAAAAGCTTTCAAAGCTGCTTCTGAAGGCGAATTGAAAGGTATCTTGGGGTATACTGAAGAAGCTCTTGTTTCTCAGGATTTCGTAGGAGATAAACGTACAAGTATTTTTGATGCCGGTGCAGGTATTGAATTGAACTCTAAGTTCTTCAAATTAATTTGCTGGTATGATAACGAAGCTGGTTTTTCTAACAAAATGGTAGATTTAGCTCAGCACGTTGCTAGTTTGTAA